The DNA sequence ACTGAGGAGACTTGAGTTGAAGGGACTTGGAAACATGCTGCGTCAGGCCCAGCAGATGCAGCAGAAGATGGGGCAGATGCAGGAAGAACTCGCCAAAAAAACGATCGAGGCAAGCTCGGGCGGCGGCATGGTCACCTGCAAGGTCAACGGCAAGCAGGATATCCTTTCTCTCAAGATATCCCCCGAGGTCGTAGACCCCAACGACGTGGAGATGCTCGAAGACCTCATCGTCGCCGCCGTGAGCGAGGCAATAAAGAAAAGCCAGGAGATGGTGGCCGCCGAGATGAACAAGATAACCGGCGGAATGGGACTAAACCTTCCGAAATTCTAGGACGTCGAATGTCTCGCAAGGGTCTGGTCATAGTCAACACCGGCAACGGCAAGGGTAAAACCACAGCCGCTCTGGGTCTTGCGCTTCGCGCCGTGGGGCAGGGGCTCCGGGTCTCGATGGTGCAGTTCATAAAGGGAAGCTGGAAGTACGGGGAACTTAGGGCCCCGGAATTTCTCCCCGGCTTCGAGCTGCACCCGATGGGGCGCGGCTTCGTCGGCCTCGGCAAGGAAACCCCCGCCGCAGAAGACATAGAGGCGGCGCGGGAAGCCTTCCGGGCGGGGCGCGAGAGGGTTCTTTCCGGCAAGTGGGACATGGTCATACTCGACGAGCTCAATTGCGCGGTGTCGCTCGGTCTCGTCTCCATAGACATGGTGCTTGAATTGATAAGAGAAAAGCCCGAGAATGTCCACCTTGTCATTACCGGAAGAGGGGCGAAAGAAGAGCTAATCGAGGCCGCCGACCTCGTGACCGAGATGCGGGAGATAAAGCACCCCTACGCGAAGGGGGTAAAAGCCCAGCGTGGGATAGAGTTTTAATGGCTTTGACAGCCGCGTGAAAATAATCACCGGCCGATGAATTTAAAACTAAATCTTTA is a window from the bacterium genome containing:
- the cobO gene encoding cob(I)yrinic acid a,c-diamide adenosyltransferase, yielding MLGRRMSRKGLVIVNTGNGKGKTTAALGLALRAVGQGLRVSMVQFIKGSWKYGELRAPEFLPGFELHPMGRGFVGLGKETPAAEDIEAAREAFRAGRERVLSGKWDMVILDELNCAVSLGLVSIDMVLELIREKPENVHLVITGRGAKEELIEAADLVTEMREIKHPYAKGVKAQRGIEF
- a CDS encoding YbaB/EbfC family nucleoid-associated protein: MLRQAQQMQQKMGQMQEELAKKTIEASSGGGMVTCKVNGKQDILSLKISPEVVDPNDVEMLEDLIVAAVSEAIKKSQEMVAAEMNKITGGMGLNLPKF